One region of Aminobacterium colombiense DSM 12261 genomic DNA includes:
- the pxpB gene encoding 5-oxoprolinase subunit PxpB → MEVGLVLIEKQWPKIRCAGDSCVVIEYGDAISLDVNGRVQALRRTLESKKVSGLRELVPTYCSLAVYFDPLAIDFLRFFPLINRLASEAESDFIGEKGRGVIIPVCYSFEFGPDLQNVIHHSGLSEEEVIKRHSSVDYYCYMLGFTPGFSYLGGMDESISTPRLVEPREKIPAGSVGIAGRQTGIYPIDSPGGWQLIGRTPLRMFDATREPPTLTDGGLWIRFRPISPNEYALIEEQVSHGEYTLEMFDKGEVPA, encoded by the coding sequence TTGGAGGTGGGCTTGGTTTTGATAGAAAAACAATGGCCGAAAATACGATGTGCTGGAGATAGCTGCGTGGTTATAGAGTATGGCGATGCTATATCTTTAGATGTGAATGGAAGGGTTCAGGCTTTACGACGTACTCTAGAAAGTAAAAAAGTTTCAGGGTTGCGTGAACTTGTTCCCACATACTGTTCTCTTGCAGTATATTTCGACCCTCTTGCCATTGATTTTTTACGGTTCTTTCCTCTTATAAATCGTCTAGCTAGTGAGGCCGAATCAGATTTTATAGGAGAAAAGGGAAGAGGTGTCATCATTCCTGTTTGTTATAGTTTCGAGTTTGGGCCGGACCTTCAAAATGTTATTCATCATTCAGGGTTATCAGAGGAAGAAGTGATTAAAAGACATTCTTCTGTGGATTATTACTGTTATATGCTTGGGTTTACTCCTGGATTTTCATATCTCGGCGGGATGGATGAATCTATCTCCACTCCTCGCCTTGTAGAGCCTCGAGAAAAAATCCCTGCGGGAAGTGTGGGAATAGCTGGAAGACAGACGGGGATTTATCCAATAGATAGTCCTGGTGGATGGCAACTTATCGGACGAACGCCCTTACGAATGTTTGATGCTACACGAGAACCGCCCACATTAACTGATGGGGGGCTATGGATACGATTTCGACCAATTTCCCCTAACGAATATGCCCTTATAGAAGAACAGGTTTCCCATGGAGAATATACTCTCGAAATGTTTGATAAAGGAGAGGTCCCGGCATGA
- the dps gene encoding DNA protection during starvation protein, translating to MAKVAREMVEKAGVDVEKLLKLLVANAAAELTTFYYYTILRCNLIGLEGEGIKEIAETARIEDRNHFEALVPRIYELGGKLPDDMKAFHDISACPPASLPKDPTDVKAILMVLVNAERCAVRGYTEICHLTAGKDHRTYELALAILNEEIEHESWFSEFLGEGPSGHFLRRGETSPFVSKFMR from the coding sequence ATGGCAAAAGTAGCAAGAGAAATGGTTGAAAAAGCAGGAGTTGATGTGGAAAAACTCCTAAAATTGCTTGTGGCCAATGCAGCTGCAGAGCTGACAACTTTTTATTACTACACTATACTTCGATGCAATCTTATTGGCCTCGAAGGAGAAGGAATAAAGGAAATAGCGGAGACAGCACGAATTGAGGACAGAAACCACTTTGAAGCACTCGTTCCCAGAATTTACGAGTTAGGGGGCAAACTTCCTGACGATATGAAGGCCTTTCACGATATTTCTGCCTGTCCTCCCGCATCATTGCCTAAAGACCCTACAGACGTAAAAGCAATCTTGATGGTTCTCGTAAACGCTGAGCGATGCGCGGTCCGTGGATACACCGAGATATGCCACTTGACAGCAGGCAAGGATCATCGGACCTATGAGCTTGCCCTGGCCATTTTAAATGAGGAAATAGAACACGAATCGTGGTTCTCCGAATTTCTTGGAGAAGGTCCTTCTGGCCATTTCTTGAGAAGAGGTGAAACTTCTCCCTTTGTTTCCAAGTTCATGCGTTGA
- a CDS encoding metallophosphoesterase, whose product MALYVTGDKHGTVEMDELLPFYYAVGKNLSEHDFLLIMGDFGLLFAPEPTQKELEWLQWLSSMPWTTLFIDGNHENFTRLDDLPTEKHFGNPVGVITDKIFHLKRGYVYTIENYACFTFGGALSIDRCFRRPGISWWEREIPSEEEMVRGWQSLEQVRWKVDYVFTHMAPFSVLLELLRAKYIGITLNPCHVPRDPVALYFDTLVPRLHFRQWYFGHLHVQTPPFSVGIEGEGVYQALYRLVIPVEESLMSAEPLAVREHREESLSQILFKTKSLLSLIEHHGELLNAWLEFEQVLQGHDIMAFHTLIRRTALEEVEEAIESCKRKGYYHLLLVLKVEFKEMSC is encoded by the coding sequence ATGGCCCTTTACGTTACCGGCGATAAACACGGAACCGTAGAAATGGATGAGTTGCTGCCTTTTTATTATGCTGTGGGCAAAAATTTGAGTGAGCATGACTTTTTGCTCATTATGGGTGACTTTGGCCTGCTCTTCGCTCCTGAACCTACACAAAAAGAGCTGGAGTGGCTTCAATGGCTTTCCTCTATGCCGTGGACGACACTTTTTATAGACGGTAACCACGAAAATTTTACACGACTAGATGACCTTCCTACAGAAAAACATTTCGGCAACCCCGTAGGTGTGATTACAGATAAAATATTTCACCTAAAGAGAGGGTATGTTTATACTATAGAAAATTATGCTTGCTTCACATTTGGTGGAGCGTTAAGCATCGATAGGTGTTTCCGTCGCCCAGGAATCTCGTGGTGGGAGCGCGAAATTCCATCTGAAGAAGAAATGGTTAGGGGCTGGCAATCTTTAGAGCAGGTGAGATGGAAAGTGGATTATGTGTTTACCCACATGGCTCCTTTTTCCGTTTTGTTAGAGTTGCTTCGTGCAAAATATATTGGCATTACCCTTAATCCCTGCCATGTTCCACGAGATCCAGTAGCTCTTTACTTTGATACCCTTGTTCCCCGTCTTCATTTTCGCCAGTGGTATTTTGGACACCTCCATGTTCAGACTCCGCCCTTTAGTGTGGGGATCGAGGGAGAAGGGGTCTACCAGGCTCTTTATCGCCTGGTTATTCCTGTAGAAGAATCGTTAATGTCTGCAGAACCTCTGGCTGTGAGGGAACATCGGGAAGAAAGTCTTTCACAGATTCTTTTTAAAACTAAATCCCTTCTCTCTCTTATAGAACATCATGGAGAGTTGCTTAATGCGTGGCTGGAGTTTGAGCAAGTTCTACAGGGCCATGACATAATGGCTTTCCACACTTTAATTCGACGTACAGCTCTTGAGGAAGTTGAAGAAGCCATAGAAAGCTGCAAGCGTAAAGGATACTATCACCTTCTGCTTGTGCTTAAGGTAGAATTCAAAGAAATGTCGTGCTAA
- a CDS encoding cold-shock protein, with protein MTQGTVKWFNGTKGYGFITGEDGKDYFVHFSAIQVDGFKTLDEGQKVSFDIESGQKGPQAANVKPL; from the coding sequence TTGACACAAGGAACAGTAAAATGGTTTAACGGCACAAAGGGCTATGGGTTTATCACTGGTGAGGACGGAAAAGATTATTTCGTTCATTTTAGCGCGATTCAGGTTGATGGTTTTAAGACTCTCGACGAGGGGCAGAAAGTCTCTTTTGATATCGAGTCTGGTCAGAAAGGACCTCAGGCTGCCAACGTTAAACCTCTGTAA
- a CDS encoding biotin-dependent carboxyltransferase family protein, protein MKIKVAQPGMLTTVQDMGRWGFQGKGMPVAGAMDLFALKSGNVMVGNEEGAACLEVTVLGPTLTVIEGEGAVVATGADLGFSINGISYPCNNVLKVGEGDTLSFSGMKGNGCRAYLVFSGGVDVPVVMGSRSTYLRAQIGGVDGRALVKGDIFITGEPHILWRRFVDFQCPVAVLPERRTGRPLRVVLGPQDDAFSPKGIETFFSEPYKITESADRMGYRLKGAVIEHSGGADIISDAIPLGAVQVPGDGQPIVMLADRQTTGGYTKIAVLCSPDIAEIAQYLPGQEIRFQQVSFEEAVSLAKQESDQIIKLRQSVAAWITRIVPPMSECETEILMTSGTWELSVDGETHTVSWESLDY, encoded by the coding sequence ATGAAGATAAAAGTTGCACAGCCGGGAATGCTTACCACAGTACAGGATATGGGCAGGTGGGGATTTCAGGGCAAGGGGATGCCTGTTGCGGGAGCAATGGACCTTTTTGCTTTGAAAAGCGGTAATGTTATGGTGGGGAACGAAGAAGGAGCAGCTTGTCTCGAAGTGACAGTTCTTGGTCCGACATTGACGGTAATTGAAGGAGAAGGTGCTGTTGTGGCAACAGGAGCCGACCTGGGTTTTTCCATTAACGGAATATCCTATCCCTGTAATAATGTTTTGAAAGTTGGCGAAGGGGACACCCTTTCTTTCAGCGGAATGAAAGGTAATGGTTGCCGTGCATATCTGGTTTTTTCAGGGGGTGTAGATGTTCCTGTCGTTATGGGAAGCCGTTCTACATATCTTAGGGCACAAATCGGAGGAGTAGACGGACGGGCACTCGTAAAAGGTGATATTTTTATTACTGGCGAGCCTCATATCCTTTGGCGCCGTTTTGTAGATTTTCAGTGTCCTGTAGCAGTATTGCCTGAGCGGAGGACAGGTCGGCCATTACGAGTAGTACTCGGTCCTCAAGATGATGCTTTTTCACCTAAGGGGATAGAGACGTTTTTCTCAGAACCCTATAAAATTACCGAATCCGCTGATCGTATGGGATATCGTCTGAAAGGGGCAGTTATTGAACATTCTGGGGGGGCAGATATTATTTCAGATGCCATCCCTCTTGGTGCAGTCCAAGTTCCAGGTGATGGCCAGCCTATAGTGATGCTGGCAGATCGTCAAACAACTGGTGGATATACGAAAATCGCTGTTCTCTGTTCGCCTGACATTGCTGAAATTGCTCAATATCTTCCAGGCCAGGAAATCCGCTTTCAGCAGGTGTCTTTTGAAGAAGCTGTTTCTTTAGCAAAACAAGAATCTGATCAAATAATAAAACTTAGACAGTCTGTTGCTGCATGGATTACACGGATTGTTCCCCCGATGTCTGAGTGCGAAACAGAAATATTAATGACGTCTGGGACGTGGGAGCTTTCAGTGGATGGAGAAACTCATACAGTGAGTTGGGAGAGTCTTGATTACTAA